A genome region from Coffea arabica cultivar ET-39 chromosome 7e, Coffea Arabica ET-39 HiFi, whole genome shotgun sequence includes the following:
- the LOC113722836 gene encoding glycerol-3-phosphate acyltransferase RAM2-like has protein sequence MAIADAQSPDKFPTIDQCESSGRENHTVVADLDGTLLIGSSSFPYFALVAFEAGGILRLLFLLLVSPIAAILYYFISEAAGIRVLIFATFAGMKVSDIESVARAVLPKFYTSDLHPETWRVFSSCGKRCVLTANPRIMVEASLKDYLGADMVFGTEISIWRGRATGLVNGPGVLVGRNKAEALQKAFDAAPAPEIGFGDRKTDFLFMKLCKESYVVPKKRKVQPVSHDQLPKPIVFHDGRLVQKPSPLMALLTILWIPVGFPLACLRVAAGALLPMPLVYYAFRALGVRVNIKGIPPPPAQKSTGQTGVLFVCSHRTLLDPIFLSTALGRPIPAVTYSLSRLSEIIAPIKTVRLNRDRIKDAKMIKNLLEEGDLAICPEGTTCREPFLLRFSALFAELTDHLVPVAMNNRMSMFHGTTARGWKGLDPFYFFMNPSPVYEVTFLNKLPQELTCGAGKSSHDVANYIQRMIASTLSYECTSFTRKDKYTALAGNDGTVSDKPAIAAKNILGC, from the exons ATGGCAATCGCAGATGCACAATCTCCTGATAAATTCCCAACCATAGATCAGTGTGAATCTAGCGGACGCGAAAATCATACCGTAGTTGCTGATCTCGATGGAACTTTACTCATAGGCAGTAGCTCATTTCCTTACTTTGCACTTGTAGCCTTTGAAGCTGGTGGAATACTTCGGCTTCTCTTCCTACTTCTGGTTTCTCCTATTGCTGCAATATTGTACTATTTCATCTCTGAGGCAGCAGGAATTCGCGTTCTAATATTCGCAACATTTGCTGGGATGAAGGTCTCAGATATCGAGTCCGTGGCACGTGCTGTCTTACCAAAATTTTATACCAGTGATTTACATCCAGAAACGTGGCGTGTCTTTTCATCATGCGGGAAAAGATGTGTACTAACAGCAAATCCTAGGATTATGGTTGAGGCCTCTCTCAAAGATTATTTAGGTGCAGATATGGTTTTTGGAACAGAGATATCAATCTGGAGGGGGAGAGCTACAGGACTTGTAAATGGTCCTGGAGTACTTGTTGGTAGAAACAAAGCTGAGGCCCTTCAGAAGGCCTTCGATGCTGCACCAGCTCCAGAAATTGGATTTGGAGACCGGAAGACCGATTTCCTATTCATGAAGCTGTGCAAG GAAAGCTATGTTGTCCCAAAAAAGCGTAAAGTCCAACCAGTGAGCCATGACCAGTTGCCTAAGCCAATAGTCTTCCATGATGGGCGGCTTGTCCAGAAACCAAGTCCTCTGATGGCACTGCTAACCATTCTCTGGATCCCAGTAGGCTTCCCCTTGGCCTGCTTGCGCGTTGCAGCCGGCGCACTCCTGCCAATGCCACTGGTCTATTATGCATTCAGGGCACTCGGAGTCCGGGTCAATATCAAAGGAATCCCACCTCCACCAGCCCAAAAATCAACAGGCCAGACGGGCGTCCTGTTTGTTTGCTCACATCGAACTCTTCTTGATCCAATCTTTCTCTCCACCGCACTTGGCCGTCCCATCCCAGCAGTCACATACTCTCTCTCGCGCCTCTCAGAAATCATAGCCCCAATCAAAACCGTCAGGCTTAACCGCGACCGCATTAAAGATGCCAAGATGATCAAGAACCTTTTAGAAGAAGGTGATTTGGCTATATGCCCGGAAGGGACAACATGCAGGGAACCGTTCTTACTAAGATTTTCAGCATTGTTTGCTGAATTAACTGACCACCTGGTGCCGGTGGCCATGAACAATAGAATGAGCATGTTTCATGGGACGACTGCTAGAGGGTGGAAAGGACTGGATCCTTTCTACTTCTTCATGAATCCGAGCCCTGTTTATGAAGTGACATTTTTGAACAAATTACCGCAAGAGCTGACATGCGGTGCCGGGAAATCAAGCCATGATGTTGCTAATTATATACAAAGGATGATTGCCTCAACATTATCATACGAGTGTACCAGCTTCACCAGGAAGGATAAGTACACGGCATTGGCAGGAAACGATGGAACTGTCTCCGATAAACCTGCAATTGCAGCCAAAAACATCCTGGGCTGCTAG